The following nucleotide sequence is from Paucidesulfovibrio longus DSM 6739.
CCGGGAGGAGATCATGAGCACCCCCGAAACCCGCACTTTCCCGCACGACGTGGCCGACTTCCCGAGCTATCTCGGCGTGGCCGTTTCCTACGCCTGCAACTACCGCTGCCTGGGCTGCATCCACGGCAACAAGGAGGAGATGCGCGACTTCCTCAAGTCCCGCCAGACCTTCATGCCCTCGGACCGCTTCCGGGCCATCGTGGACGAGGTGGCGCGGCGGCACCCGCCCATGAACCTGACCTCTCCGGGCGAAACCCTGATGCACCCGGAAATATACGACCTCATCGCCTACGCCGCGGAGCGCGGCATCGCCGTGGAGTTCGACACCAACGGCTCCCTGGTCGATCCGGAACGGCTCGCCGCCTGCGGCGCGCGCAACGTGACCTTCTCCATCGACGGCCTGACCCAGGAGGCCTACGAGGCCTACCGCCGGGGCGGCGACCTGGAACTGGTGCTGGGCAAGGTCTCGGACCTCGCGCAGCGGGTGGCGCGCCGGGGCTCCGGCCCGAAGATCTTCATCAAGTACCTGGTCAACGCCTATACCGAGAACACCCTGGAACAGGCCGCAGAATACTTCAGGGCCATGCCCGGCGTCACCTTCATGGTGGACTTCTTCCACCCCCCGGCGGAAAGCTTCCTGGCCAAGTGCGCCAACCCCATGGCCGTGTCCCTGGCGCGCTGGGAGCAGTGGCGGCCCCGCAGGCTGCCCGACTACGACCTCTTCCTGCCGGACGAACAGCGCGGCTACGCCGTGCACAAGGCCGCGCTGCTGCCCTTCCGGGGCGACTGCTACAGCCCGTTCAAGAACATGTACATCAACACGGACGGCGAGGCCTACGCCTGCTGCTCTCTGGCCCTGGTCCCGGACCCCGCCACGCGCGACCTCTCCCGGCAATACGGCTACGGCAACGTCTTTGAGCTGGGGGTGCTGGGCGCGTTCTTCGGGGAGCGGGCCAAGGCCTTCCGCGCGGCCTTCCGGGAAAGCGGCGGGCGCGTGGGGCCGTGCCTCAACTGCTGGTCCAACCGGGTCGCGGCCCAGCAGGAAGCCTTGGCCGTCAAGGGCCAGGGGCGCTTCCCGACCCTTCTGGACTGGCCGGACAGCGAACAGCCGGACAACGAACGGCCGGACAAGGACGCCGCATGCACGTCTGCCTGACCCTGGACAGCGACTGGGCGCATCCCGAAGTCGCGGACCACGCCCTGGGGCTCGTCCGGAACGCGGGCGTGCCCTGCACCTACTTCGCCACGGCGGACCAGGAGGTGCGCGCGGAGGCCGATTGCGAAGTGGCGCTGCATCCCAACTTCGCGGACCGCGACCCCGATGCGGAGCTGGAGGAGCTGCGCGCCCGCTTTCCCGAAGCCGTGGGCCTGCGGCCGCACCGCCTGGACATGCCGCCCGCGCGCTGCGCCGAGGCCGTGCGCCGGGCCGGGCTGCGCTGGGTTTCCAGCCGCCACGACCCGGACGCGCGGGGCTTTGCGCGCTGGAACGGCGAGCTGCCGGACGCGGCCATCCACTGGGGCGACAATCTGCTCTTCCTTCGCGGAGAGCGGCCCGACCTGGACGGCTTCGACCCGGACGCGCCCGGCCTGCTGGTCTACAATTTCCACCCGGTCCACATCTACCTGAACACGGCCTCGGCCGGGCAGTACGAACGCGCCCGGCCCGGCTACCGCGACCCGGCCCACCTGCGGGTCTGCCGCAACGAGAGCGAATACGGCGTGCGCGACGCGCTGCTGGACCTGCTCTCCCTGTGCGGGCGGTTCCGGTTCACGACCCTTTCCGACGCCGCCAAGGAGCTTGCGCCATGACCACCACGAATACATCCCTGCCCGATCTCGCCGCCCTGGGAGGCGCGCTGCTGCGCTCGTTCGACGGCGAACTGGACGAAAACGACCGCAGCTTCATCGAGCGGGTCTACAGCGGCGGCGCCGAAGTCTATGCGGACCGGCTGCGCGCCGTGGGCCTGGACCGCTGCGAGCGAGTCCTCGACGCGGGCTGCGGATTCGGCCAGTGGTCGCTCTGCCTGGCCGCGCTCGGACCGGAGGTGGTGGGGGTGGACGTCTCCGCGTTGCGGGTCCGGGTGGCCAATGCGGCCCTCGCCCTTGCCGGAAAAGCGGGCAACGCAATCCGGGGAAACGCGGTTCAGGGCGGCCTGGACGCCCTGCCCGCAGCGAACGGCAGCGTGGACGGGGCGTTCTGCTACGGCACGCTTTTCTGCACCCCCTGGAAGGCCTCCCTGACCGAGTTCGCGCGGGTGCTCCGCCCCGGCGGCAGGCTCTACTTCACGGCCAACGGCCTGGGCTACGTGCTGAACATGTGGACGAGCCGCCCGCACCGCAACGCGGACTTCGACCCGCGCGAGGCCGCGGCGAACACTTTTCGCAACACATTGGAATATGAGAAGAACGGCACGCCGCCCCAGGGAGGCCAGATCCTCATCGACCCGGACGATGCCCGCGCCGAGCTGGACCGCCTCGGCCTGGACGTGGTCGCGCTCGCGCCCGAAGGCAACATCAATATCCGGCCCGGCGAGCTGTCGCCCCGGCCGTTCTTCCAAGCCGAATACCATGGCCTGCCCGGATGCTACGAGGTGCTGGCCGAAAAGAGGAGCGTCTGATGTCCTACATGAATCTCGGCGGACTGGCCTACAGGCTGCGCACGACGCGCTCGGTGAAGAGCTTCGCCAAGCATTTCCTGCTCCCGACCATGGCCGGGCAGAAGATCTTTCTCCACAACGAGCGCCTGCCCCGCGTGATCAACCTTTCCTTCAACGAGAAGACCTGCTTCTACAAGTGCCGCATGTGCCTCTACTCCGAGCGGGACGTGCGCGACCACTACCGCGAGCAGTCCGAGATGCGCTTCGAAACCCTGCGCCGGATCGTGGACTCCATTCCCGACGACCCGTTCCACAGCTTCGACATCTCCGCGGTGGGCGAAACCCTCGAATTCGGCAAGCTGGCGGAATTCGTGGCCTACATGAAGCGCAAGCGCCCGCTGGTGAACACCATCGTCTCCACCAACGGCGTGCTTCTGGACGAAAAGACCTTCCTGGCCCTGGCCCACGCGGGCCTGGACAACCTCCAGGTCAGCTTCTTCGCGGAAAACGCCGAGGACCACGAATTCATCACCGGCACCAAGACCTTCGAGCGCGTGGCCGAGAACCTGGAACGGGCCTGCCGCCTGAAGCGCCAGCTCGGCCTGCCGAAGCCCTTCATCCAGACCTTCGTGCTGGAATCCCGGGAGACGGCCCCCACCACGCAGCGCTTCGTGGACCGCTGGAGCCCGCTGGTGGACAAGGCCTTTGTCCGTCCGCTCCTGAAGCGCTCCATGGACATCCAGGGCATGACCCCGACCTACGAGTTCGAGCCCGAAGGCCCGCGCCGCCCCTGCATGCAGCCCTGGTACTCCACGGCGTTGAATTCCAAGGGCGAGGTGCTGCCCTGCTACGGCTTCCACTGGCACGAGACCACCTGGCAGACCAATTTCGGGAACATCAACGACGCGAGCCTGACGGAAATCTGGCGGACGGATGCCTTCCGCGCCTTCCGCGAAAAGCACCTGCGCCTGGATCTCGACGACCTGCCCGTGTGCCGCAAGTGCAGCAGCTGGAACGACTACACCGACATCTGGGCGCGCAACCCCGACGGCAGCTGGCGGCCCGCGCCGCTGCGGCCCGTCGATTTCCTGCGGCGCGCGCCCGGACAGCGGGGAGGCTGACGCCCATGCGCGTGGCCTGTCTCGGCAACATGAACAACAACATGTTCTGCCTGGTGCGCTATCTGCGCGACCGGGGCCTGGACGCGCACCTGCTGCTGCTCTCCCACGAGCACGAGCGCTACCTGCCCGAGGCCGACACCTACGGCCACGGCCACCGCGCCTGGGTGCGCCGCCTGGACTGGGGCTCGGAGCCGGACTTCGCCAGGACCGACCCCGAACGGATCCGGCGCGACCTGGAGGGATTCGAGGCCTTCATCGGCTGCAACTACGCCCCGGCCTTCCTGCACAAGGCGGGACTGGGGCTGGACGTGTTCTGCCCGCACGGCAGCGACTACTACGAAGTGCCCTTCTACACGGACGAGCGCGGCGAGCCCACGCCCCTGGCCCTGGCCCAGCGCGCGGCCATCCGCGAGGCCGCGTTCTACATGGCCCCGTACACCAATCCGGACCGGGAGCGCTTCTGGGACGGCATCGGCCCCACGGGCCAACGCTCGCCGCATCCCATCCCCCTGCTCTACCTGCCCGAATACACGCCGGAGCGCATGGACCGCTATTGCAAGCCGGGCCAGGACGCGGACGCCCTGCGCGAATTGAAGCGCAGGCGCGGGCTGCTCGTGATCCAGCACATCCGGCAGTGCTGGGCCGACCCGGCCCTGGTCAACGACCACAAGGGCAACGATGTGCTGCTGCGCGGCGTGGCCCGGTATGTGCATGATTCCGGGGGGGACGCCGGGCTGGCGATCTTCGACTACGGGCCGGACGCGGACGCGACACGGACCCTGGTCCGCGAGCTGGGCCTGGACGACCGCACCCTCTGGCTCGCGCCCCGGACGCGCAAGGAGATCATGCCCCTGCTGGCCCTTGCGGACGCGGCCGCCCTGGAATTCCGCTACAGCTGGATCGCCGGGGGGGGCATCTTCGAGGCCTTGGCCATGGGGCGGCCCGTGCTGGCGCGGCGGGACGACGAAATGTACGCGGGGCGAACGCTCTTTCCCATGCTGCGGGCCAGGAACGAGGAGCAGATCGCCGAAGCCCTGGCCCGCTGCGCCGCCTCTCCGGAAGAAGTGGCCGGCCTGGGCGCGCAGGGCCGGGTCTGGCTGGAGCAGGAGGTCATCAACCCCGCCGTGGACGCGGTCTGCGGCATGCTGCGGAGTCTGGAGCGCGGGCGGAACGCGCGCAAGAGCGCCTGATCGCGGAAAGCGAGGAAGAGAACGGCATGTGCGGCATCTGTGGAATATTCGGCCCCCGGGGCAAGGCTCTGGAACCGGCCCTGCTGGAGGCCATGACCGGAGAGCTGGCGCATCGCGGCCCGGACGGATCCGGCCTGTATCTGACTCCCGGCCTGGGCCTGGGCCATCGCCGCCTGGCCATCCTGGACCTGGACGAGCGCGCGGCCCAGCCCATGCGCGCGGCGGAGCGGGGACTGGCCCTGGTCTACAACGGGGAAATCTACAACTATCGCGAGCTGCGCGCCGAGCTGGAGGCGCTGGGGCACGGCTTCCGCACCACCTCGGACACGGAAGTGGTCCTGGAGTCCTACGCGGCCTGGGGACCGGCCTGCGTGGAACGCTTCAACGGCATGTTCGCCCTGGCCCTCTGGGACGCGCGGGCGAACACGCTCTTCCTGGCCCGCGACCGCTACGGCATCAAGCCGCTCTACTACGCGCGGGCGCGGCAGGGGCTGGCCTTCGCCTCGGAAGTCAAGGCCCTGCTCAAGGTTCCCGGCGTGGAGCGCTCCCTGGACCTGGAAGCGGTCTACGAATATTTCACCTTCCAGAACCTCTTCACGGACCGGACCTTCCACCGGGGCGTGAC
It contains:
- a CDS encoding radical SAM protein — its product is MSTPETRTFPHDVADFPSYLGVAVSYACNYRCLGCIHGNKEEMRDFLKSRQTFMPSDRFRAIVDEVARRHPPMNLTSPGETLMHPEIYDLIAYAAERGIAVEFDTNGSLVDPERLAACGARNVTFSIDGLTQEAYEAYRRGGDLELVLGKVSDLAQRVARRGSGPKIFIKYLVNAYTENTLEQAAEYFRAMPGVTFMVDFFHPPAESFLAKCANPMAVSLARWEQWRPRRLPDYDLFLPDEQRGYAVHKAALLPFRGDCYSPFKNMYINTDGEAYACCSLALVPDPATRDLSRQYGYGNVFELGVLGAFFGERAKAFRAAFRESGGRVGPCLNCWSNRVAAQQEALAVKGQGRFPTLLDWPDSEQPDNERPDKDAACTSA
- a CDS encoding polysaccharide deacetylase WbmS family protein; translated protein: MHVCLTLDSDWAHPEVADHALGLVRNAGVPCTYFATADQEVRAEADCEVALHPNFADRDPDAELEELRARFPEAVGLRPHRLDMPPARCAEAVRRAGLRWVSSRHDPDARGFARWNGELPDAAIHWGDNLLFLRGERPDLDGFDPDAPGLLVYNFHPVHIYLNTASAGQYERARPGYRDPAHLRVCRNESEYGVRDALLDLLSLCGRFRFTTLSDAAKELAP
- a CDS encoding class I SAM-dependent methyltransferase; the protein is MTTTNTSLPDLAALGGALLRSFDGELDENDRSFIERVYSGGAEVYADRLRAVGLDRCERVLDAGCGFGQWSLCLAALGPEVVGVDVSALRVRVANAALALAGKAGNAIRGNAVQGGLDALPAANGSVDGAFCYGTLFCTPWKASLTEFARVLRPGGRLYFTANGLGYVLNMWTSRPHRNADFDPREAAANTFRNTLEYEKNGTPPQGGQILIDPDDARAELDRLGLDVVALAPEGNINIRPGELSPRPFFQAEYHGLPGCYEVLAEKRSV
- a CDS encoding SPASM domain-containing protein; this translates as MSYMNLGGLAYRLRTTRSVKSFAKHFLLPTMAGQKIFLHNERLPRVINLSFNEKTCFYKCRMCLYSERDVRDHYREQSEMRFETLRRIVDSIPDDPFHSFDISAVGETLEFGKLAEFVAYMKRKRPLVNTIVSTNGVLLDEKTFLALAHAGLDNLQVSFFAENAEDHEFITGTKTFERVAENLERACRLKRQLGLPKPFIQTFVLESRETAPTTQRFVDRWSPLVDKAFVRPLLKRSMDIQGMTPTYEFEPEGPRRPCMQPWYSTALNSKGEVLPCYGFHWHETTWQTNFGNINDASLTEIWRTDAFRAFREKHLRLDLDDLPVCRKCSSWNDYTDIWARNPDGSWRPAPLRPVDFLRRAPGQRGG
- a CDS encoding glycosyltransferase — protein: MRVACLGNMNNNMFCLVRYLRDRGLDAHLLLLSHEHERYLPEADTYGHGHRAWVRRLDWGSEPDFARTDPERIRRDLEGFEAFIGCNYAPAFLHKAGLGLDVFCPHGSDYYEVPFYTDERGEPTPLALAQRAAIREAAFYMAPYTNPDRERFWDGIGPTGQRSPHPIPLLYLPEYTPERMDRYCKPGQDADALRELKRRRGLLVIQHIRQCWADPALVNDHKGNDVLLRGVARYVHDSGGDAGLAIFDYGPDADATRTLVRELGLDDRTLWLAPRTRKEIMPLLALADAAALEFRYSWIAGGGIFEALAMGRPVLARRDDEMYAGRTLFPMLRARNEEQIAEALARCAASPEEVAGLGAQGRVWLEQEVINPAVDAVCGMLRSLERGRNARKSA